One Lycium barbarum isolate Lr01 chromosome 5, ASM1917538v2, whole genome shotgun sequence genomic window carries:
- the LOC132641062 gene encoding AP-4 complex subunit sigma isoform X2 yields MGIRFILMVNKQGQTRLAQYYEYLTIDERRALEGEIVRKCLARNEQQCSFVEHRNYKIVYRRYASLFFLVGVDNEENELAILEFIHLLVETMDRHFGNVCELDIMFHLEKAHFMLEEMVMNGCIVETSKANILTPIQLMDKAS; encoded by the exons ATGGGGATCAGATTCATACTAATGGTGAACAAGCAAGGACAAACACGTCTTGCACAGTATTATGAATACCTAACCATTGATGAAAGACGTGCCCTTGAGGGTGAAATTGTTCGCAAATGCCTTGCCCGCAACGAACAACAG TGTTCGTTCGTGGAGCATCgtaactacaaaattgtgtacaGGCGATATGCATCGCTCTTTTTCCTAGTTGGAGTTGATAATGAAGAA AATGAACTAGCTATTTTGGAATTCATTCACCTCTTGGTAGAAACCATGGATCGTCATTTTGGCAATGTG TGCGAGCTAGATATCATGTTTCATCTTGAGAAAGCACACTTTATGCTGGAGGAGATGGTGATGAATGGGTGTATTGTCGAGACAAGCAAGGCGAATATTCTGACTCCAATTCAACTGATGGACAAAGCATCATAA
- the LOC132641059 gene encoding uncharacterized protein LOC132641059 isoform X3 gives MTGGGKISASGGNGFAGGGGGRVSVEVFSRHDDSEFFVHGGRSFGCPTNAGGAGTFYDAVPRRLIVNNHNLSTDTDTLLFEFPNHPLWTNIHIQDHARATVPLLWSRIQVRGQLSLSHGAILSFGLVHYALSEFELLAEELLMSDSVIKIYGSLRMSVKIQLMLNSKMLIDGDGDAIVATSLLEVSNLVVLKGSSVIQSNANLGVHGQGSLNLTGPGDLIEAQHLVLSLFYSINVGPGSVLRGPLENAGVNHTKTRLYCGHADCPIELMYPPEDCNVNSSLSFTLQVCRVEHVLVEGFLEGSVVHFHLVRTVIVKSTGSISASALGCTGGLGSGVLLPNGLSSGAGHGGRGGDAYYNGSYIRGGISYGNEGLPCELGSGSGNHSFPSSTAGGGIIVLGSLEHSLTRLSVYGSIQANGESFGKYRTEKDSRIRSDIGPGGGSGGTILLFVQSLVLGDSSTISTMGGHGSPNSGGGGGGRIHFHWSDISVGDEYLPITSAKGTIDVGGGTGRGLGRDGENGTLSGKPCPKGLYGIFCQECPIGTYKNVSGSDRSLCAKCPSHELPHRAVYIAIRGGVTDTQCPYKCVSDRYHMPRCYTALEELIYTFGGPWLFGCLLFSLLILLALVLSVARIKFVSADELPGPVAARRGSPIDRSFPFLESLNEVLETSRTEESQTHVHRMYLLGNNTFSEPWHLPHSPPRAVTEIVYEDAFNRFVDEINDLASYQWWEGSVYGILCTFTYPLAWSWLQWRRKKKMQQLREFVRSEYDHACLRSCRSRALYEGLKVTATSDLMLAYVDFFLGGDEKRDDLPPPLHQRLPMSILFGGDGSYMAPFSLQSDNILTSLMSQSVPPTIWYRLVAGLNAQLRLVRRGHLRANFRPVISWLETHANPSLRAHGIRVYLTHSQPSAGGYDQFGLLVCSVENEPVMPSESQNRSLLLEKQPRTPANRWRKAFDLVRVNEHAAMQKRIPGEILNDKNLQALKDQLTLCYPFYYIIRNTRPVGHQDVIGLVISILLLGDFSLVLLTLLQLYSISMLDVFFFLSILPLGILLPFPAGINALFSHGPTRSAGPARVYALWNIISTINVVVAFICGFVHFHSQSSTKRHLNFQSWNFSMDDSGWWMLPTGLLLFKTAQASLINYHVANLEIQDRTLYSNDPDVFWRS, from the exons GACAGGAGGTGGcaaaataagtgcttctggggGAAATGGATTTGCTGGAGGAGGTGGTGGAAGAGTTTCCGTTGAAGTCTTTAGCAGGCATGACGACTCAGAGTTCTTTGTTCATG GGGGAAGAAGTTTTGGCTGTCCCACAAATGCAGGTGGTGCAGGGACATTCTATGATGCTGTTCCTCGAAGACTCATTGTTAACAATCACAACTTGTCAACAGATACTGATACACTTCTCTTCGAGTTTCCTAATCACCCTCTCTGGACAAACATTCATATTCAAGATCATGCACGAGCTACTGTTCCTCTACTTTGGAGTCGTATACAG GTTCGAGGACAACTTAGCTTATCGCATGGTGCCATTTTGTCCTTTGGGCTTGTACATTATGCCTTATCAGAGTTTGAGTTGCTGGCTGAAGAGCTCTTGATGAGTGACTCAGTAATTAAG ATCTATGGGTCTTTGCGAATGTCTGTCAAAATCCAGTTGATGTTGAACTCAAAGATGCTTATAGATGGTGATGGTGATGCAATTGTTGCGACATCTTTACTTGAAGTGAGCAATTTAGTGGTGCTAAAG GGATCCTCTGTGATACAATCAAATGCAAATTTGGGAGTTCATGGACAAGGTTCACTAAACTTAACTGGGCCTGGAGATCTTATTGAAGCACAACATTTGGTTTTGTCCTTGTTCTACAGCATAAAT GTTGGTCCTGGGTCTGTTTTGCGTGGTCCCCTTGAAAATGCAGGTGTTAATCACAC GAAAACAAGACTTTATTGTGGACATGCGGATTGCCCAATTGAATTGATGTATCCCCCCGAGGACTGCAACGTGAATAGCTCACTCTCTTTTACTCTTCAG GTCTGTCGTGTTGAACATGTTTTGGTTGAGGGCTTCTTAGAAGGGTCTGTTGTTCATTTCCATTTGGTTAGAACAGTTATTGTAAAATCTACCGGATCAATAAGTGCCTCTGCTCTAG GTTGCACCGGAGGGTTGGGCAGTGGTGTGCTATTACCCAACGGCCTAAGCAGTGGTGCCGGACATGGTGGAAGGGGCGGCGATGCGTATTATAACGGGAGCTATATAAGGGGTGGTATTTCATATGGTAATGAAGGTTTGCCTTGTGAACTTGGTAGCGGAAGCGGAAACCATAGTTTTCCTAGTTCAACTGCTGGCGGTGGCATAATTG TTTTGGGTTCattggagcattcattgacaagGTTGTCTGTCTATGGTTCAATACAAGCCAATGGAGAAAGCTTTGGCAAGTATAGAACAGAGAAAGATAGTAGGATTCGTTCAGACATAGGTCCTGGTGGTGGATCTGGTGGAACAATTCTTCTATTTGTTCAGTCTTTGGTTCTTGGTGATTCTTCTACTATATCAACTATGGGAGGGCATGGTAGTCCTAATAGTGGTGGTGGCGGTGGCGGAAGGATTCACTTTCATTGGTCGGATATTTCTGTTGGAGATGAATACCTGCCTATAACAAGTGCAAAAGGCACGATCGATGTCGG GGGAGGAACTGGTAGAGGTCTGGGGCGAGATGGAGAAAATGGGACTCTTAGTGGCAAACCTTGCCCAAAGGGGCTCTATGGGATATTCTGTCAG GAATGCCCTATTGGTACTTATAAGAATGTAAGTGGATCTGATCGATCCCTGTGTGCTAAATGTCCATCTCATGAGCTTCCTCATCGGGCTGTATATATTGCTATACGAG GTGGTGTCACTGATACTCAATGTCCGTACAAGTGTGTTTCTGATAGATATCACATGCCACGCTGTTATACAGCACTTGAGGAGTTGATTTACACCTTTGGTGGACCATGGTTATTTGGTTGTCTTCTTTTCAGTCTCCTCATCCTTCTAGCTCTAGTTCTTAGTGTGGCTCGGATAAAATTTGTGAGTGCCGATGAATTGCCTGGTCCAGTGGCAGCACGTCGTGGATCTCCAATTGATCGTTCATTCCCTTTTCTAGAGTCGTTAAATGAG GTGCTGGAGACAAGTAGAACTGAAGAATCGCAAACACATGTGCATAGAATGTACCTTTTGGGGAATAACACTTTTAGTGAACCTTGGCATCTTCCTCATTCTCCTCCTAGAGCAGTAACGGAAATTGT ATATGAAGACGCATTCAACAGATTTGTGGATGAGATAAATGATTTGGCTTCGTATCAGTGGTGGGAAGGGTCAGTGTATGGCATACTTTGCACTTTTACATACCCACTTGCATGGTCATGGCTGCAATGGCGCCGGAAGAAGAAAATGCAGCAACTGCGTGAATTTGTGCGTTCCGAATATGATCACGCTTGTTTGCGCTCTTGTCGTTCACGTGCACTCTATGAAGGGCTCAAG GTAACTGCAACTTCAGATCTGATGCTTGCATATGTGGATTTTTTCCTTGGGGGAGATGAGAAAAGGGATGACCTGCCTCCTCCTCTACATCAGAGGTTACCAATGTCTATACTTTTTGGAGGAGATGGATCTTACATGGCTCCTTTCTCTCTTCAAAGTGACAATATCCTGACCAGCCTCATGAGTCAG TCAGTGCCACCTACAATTTGGTATAGATTAGTTGCTGGTCTAAATGCGCAACTTCGTTTAGTTCGGCGCGGGCATCTGAGGGCCAATTTTCGTCCAGTTATTAGCTGGCTTGAGACCCATGCAAATCCATCTTTACGTGCCCATGGCATACGTGTTTATCTTACTCACTCTCAACCTTCAGCCGGTGGTTATGACCAATTTGGACTACTTGTATGCTCCGTTGAAAATGAACCAGTGATGCCGTCTGAAAGCCAGAACAGATCTTTATTGCTCGAGAAGCAGCCACG TACGCCTGCTAATCGTTGGAGAAAGGCATTTGATCTTGTTAGAGTCAATGAACATGCAGCAATGCAGAAAAGAATACCTGGAGAAATTTTAAATGACAAAAACCTACAGGCTCTTAAAGACCAATTGACTCTATGCTATCCCTTCTATTACATAATTCGTAACACAAGACCAGTTGGCCATCAG gatgttattggtttggtcaTCTCAATACTCCTATTAGGAGATTTTAGTCTAGTCTTGCTCACATTGCTACAGCTCTATTCAATCTCAATGCTAGATGTGTTTTTCTTTTTGTCTATTCTTCCTCTTGGTATACTTCTTCCATTTCCAGCTGGAATCAATGCTTTATTTAGTCACGGGCCTACACGATCAGCGGGGCCTGCCCGTGTCTATGCTCTGTGGAATATCATTTCAACAATTAATGTT GTAGTAGCTTTCATCTGTGGATTTGTTCATTTTCATAGCCAATCCTCCACGAAAAGACATCTGAACTTTCAGTCCTGGAATTTTAGCAT GGACGATAGTGGTTGGTGGATGCTGCCTACTGGACTTCTCCTATTTAAAACAGCTCAAGCAAGTCTTATAAATTATCATGTAGCCAATCTTGAGATTCAAGATCGCACACTGTACAGTAATGATCCTGATGTTTTCTGGAGGTCATAA
- the LOC132641062 gene encoding AP-4 complex subunit sigma isoform X1 has protein sequence MGIRFILMVNKQGQTRLAQYYEYLTIDERRALEGEIVRKCLARNEQQCSFVEHRNYKIVYRRYASLFFLVGVDNEEASGTRGGIVMMWDSRIWNGKLHVQECTLTSYFMAMTQDFRWHLSGVYGPNSKKEGQDMWEETYAARGFYGDLCVNELAILEFIHLLVETMDRHFGNVCELDIMFHLEKAHFMLEEMVMNGCIVETSKANILTPIQLMDKAS, from the exons ATGGGGATCAGATTCATACTAATGGTGAACAAGCAAGGACAAACACGTCTTGCACAGTATTATGAATACCTAACCATTGATGAAAGACGTGCCCTTGAGGGTGAAATTGTTCGCAAATGCCTTGCCCGCAACGAACAACAG TGTTCGTTCGTGGAGCATCgtaactacaaaattgtgtacaGGCGATATGCATCGCTCTTTTTCCTAGTTGGAGTTGATAATGAAGAA GCAAGTGGAACTCGAGGTGGGATAGTAATGATGTGGGATAGCAGAATATGGAACGGGAAATTACATGTACAGGAATGCACTCTAACCAGTTATTTCATGGCAATGACTCAAGATTTTCGCTGGCACCTATCTGGGGTATATGGACCAAACAGCAAAAAAGAAGGGCAAGATATGTGGGAAGAAACTTACGCAGCTAGAGGCTTCTATGGCGATCTCTGCGTG AATGAACTAGCTATTTTGGAATTCATTCACCTCTTGGTAGAAACCATGGATCGTCATTTTGGCAATGTG TGCGAGCTAGATATCATGTTTCATCTTGAGAAAGCACACTTTATGCTGGAGGAGATGGTGATGAATGGGTGTATTGTCGAGACAAGCAAGGCGAATATTCTGACTCCAATTCAACTGATGGACAAAGCATCATAA